The sequence below is a genomic window from Synechococcus sp. PCC 7335.
CGGAACTGGTTTCTTGTAGCGCGACAGCCATCGAAGGCTCTATATTCTCCGAAATAGCAGAATCTTCTGAAGCAGCTGGCTCATCTGAAGCAGGAGGATCTGCTAAAGCAACAGAACTTTTGGAGGTCGCTGGCTCTGTCGATGATGCCGAACGATCTTCAAGAGCGCCATTGTCAGAGTGACGAGCGGTAGCCGGCTGTCTGTTTGATGCTGAATTGTTGAGAGGTGATCGCGGCGAAATGTTGGCGGCTGGCGGCTGGTAGCGCATCATATATTCGCCAACGGTATGGGGATTGTCTCTGAGTTTTGATATTGCAACAGGCCCTTTGGGCGATCGCAATGCCAATCCACGCGGCGTCACATAGCGCTCATAGGGAACTGTGTTCTCTCCAAACGCCGTGCGATAGTCATCGCTATCAATCAGCGCGTCAACCAGGGCATAGAACCCCTGCCGACCGCAAATATCATAGTATTTGCTAGTTTCTCTGCGTCCATAAGTGGGTCGCCCTAGCAGTCGCCGATGGATAATTTCAGCGGCCTTTGTCATATAGAGATTTTCCCAGTAAGCCTGTCTGAATGATCGAGACTTCGCCAACTGTCGAACAAATTCTCGTACGGTAATCAGTCCGCCTTTAAGCTGGGTTTCAGCTGCTTGATGACGTTGGCTCCCTAGCACTTCACAGCCAAACACCTGCCGATAAGCCGCCAAAATAACCGATTCAACAGAATGTTGCCTGCTGTCAGAGCTAGGGAAAAAGCTGAGAGATTCGCTCGCTTTTGTGGGTTTGTGAGCTAGCGTCTTCAAAGAGAAAATCTGCTGAGAGATTTCGGCGTGACTTTTTCTGTGGGCGTGACCAACCAGAATCCGGCGACTGTCTTCGCTAAAGTGAACGGGCTGAGCCGCGGGATTTGTTGTTTCATGCGGAAAGATAGCGCCAAATTGAGTTTCTAGCGGATCGTTGCCCATACCGTAGGGGTGTTGATTGGGCAAAGGTTGACGGTAGCTAGCAAAGGCGGTGACAAACTGCGGTACCTTGCGAGCCGGCGCGCTGTACTTGAACAGATCTAGCTGGGGGCCCCAGTTTCGACAGGCTTGAGCTTCTATGCCTAGACCGCGTATGTACGGTACAGTTTCTGCGCCAAAGTAGTCAGCGTACTCTTGAGAGCTGACTAGCGCATCTACCAGCGCCGAGAACCCCTGATCAGCAACTAGCTCAAAGTATCGCTGAAACTCTTCCATACAGCTTAGCCCTCGCCCAAGGAAGTGGCGGCAGGCTAGCTCAATGGACCGGCTAATCATGTATGGCTCGTAGAATAATTGCCGATAGAGGCGCGATTTGCCCAACTGCCGAATGAACAGTTCCATTGATCCGTCTTCGCCTTTGAGCTGAGAAATGGGCTGAGTTAGTTCGGCTGTACCCAGACCGCTAATA
It includes:
- a CDS encoding phycobilisome rod-core linker polypeptide, encoding MTDRTNGGSPVVHPQQYHTVPTAVINGAHQRDRYPNHSEMQTLSTFLRTGLQRLEIAQTLAQHANEIVAAGGKRIFVGGNPMAYFEQPEELVGMPGSGYFVAEDYLSPKSRRQTGNGHSVQNSSSSITNPVAWLKGLFFSGKPSVPSRFQAINIADYGAVRMKRSMRDLGWFLRYITYAVVAGDTSIITVNTRGLRGIIPEDVTVATTVALQEMQWKSLSFFPVDSAAAALVRRYFDVLIADYQVEKPSDRYRTGVSKHDQGLSFPESYEDSGCAIPRWVMKPTLPDSEKDAVIRAAYRQVFERDISGLGTAELTQPISQLKGEDGSMELFIRQLGKSRLYRQLFYEPYMISRSIELACRHFLGRGLSCMEEFQRYFELVADQGFSALVDALVSSQEYADYFGAETVPYIRGLGIEAQACRNWGPQLDLFKYSAPARKVPQFVTAFASYRQPLPNQHPYGMGNDPLETQFGAIFPHETTNPAAQPVHFSEDSRRILVGHAHRKSHAEISQQIFSLKTLAHKPTKASESLSFFPSSDSRQHSVESVILAAYRQVFGCEVLGSQRHQAAETQLKGGLITVREFVRQLAKSRSFRQAYWENLYMTKAAEIIHRRLLGRPTYGRRETSKYYDICGRQGFYALVDALIDSDDYRTAFGENTVPYERYVTPRGLALRSPKGPVAISKLRDNPHTVGEYMMRYQPPAANISPRSPLNNSASNRQPATARHSDNGALEDRSASSTEPATSKSSVALADPPASDEPAASEDSAISENIEPSMAVALQETSSD